The following nucleotide sequence is from Myxococcota bacterium.
CCGCGCGGCTGCGCGCGAAGCTCGGCGGCGCCAAGCTCGCCATCACGCGCGGCGCCGACGGCATCCAGCTCTTCGAGGGCACCGACCCGGGCGAGGGCGTGCACGTCGCCGCGCCCCGGCGCGAGGTGTTCGACGTGCAGGGCGCGGGCGACACGACGATCGCGGCGCTCGCGCTCGCGCTGCGCGCGGGCGCCACGTTGCGCGAGGCCGCGGTCGTGGCGAACGCGGCGGCCGCGACCGTCGTCGCGAAGGTCGGAACGGCGACGGCGTCGCGCGACGAGGTGCGCGCGCAGCTCGCCGACGCGATCGCGGTCGCGGAGGCGTCGGCGTGATCCGCAGCATGACGGGCTTCGGGCGCGCGGACTTCGCGGTCGGCGAGCTCGCGTTCGAGGTCGAGGTCCGCTCGGTGAACCACCGCTATCTCGACGTGCGCGCGAAGCTCCCGCGCGTGCTCGCGCGCTGCGAGGCCCGCGCGGTGGCCGCCGTCCAGGCGCACCTGCAGCGCGGCAAGGTCGACATGACGATTTCGCACGCGTCGTCGTCGGCGGCGCCGGCGCGGCTCGAGATCGACCGCGAGGCCGCGGGGCAGTACGTCGAGGCGGCGCGCGAGCTCGCGCTGCGCTTCCACCTCTCGAACGAGCTCGACGTCGCGACGCTGCTCGCGCTCCCGGGCGTCACGCGGCTCACCGAGCCCGAGCTCGCCGAGGACGAGCTCGAGCGCGCGCTCGACGACGGCGTCGCCCGCGCGCTCGCGGCGCTCGACGCGATGCGCGAG
It contains:
- a CDS encoding YicC/YloC family endoribonuclease, translated to MIRSMTGFGRADFAVGELAFEVEVRSVNHRYLDVRAKLPRVLARCEARAVAAVQAHLQRGKVDMTISHASSSAAPARLEIDREAAGQYVEAARELALRFHLSNELDVATLLALPGVTRLTEPELAEDELERALDDGVARALAALDAMREREGTALASELDGRLERVAALAGELESRSDVVREAVRERLRRRARQLEQDTGLLDEARLHQEIVLAADRLDITEEVVRLRSHVDQFRAIVAEAGRATPVGRRLDFLLQEMGREANTTGSKANDAELAHFVVELKTELERVREQVQNVE